The genome window ATctaaatttttgataatataaatttataaaaaaaaatttatatgcacataaattatttaattaaaattaggcAATACACAAATTTATGACGTACAAATCTGGATTagttgatttaataataaaataataattttattagttatGCATTTCTAATTCATTAgattttaaattgatttataatttttatataactaattaataaTAACTTATTATTAACAGTTTGTAGAATTAAGTTTTATAACAAAATgtatacttcctccgtctcaTTTAAGCATGATctttatatattcttttttaggGCGGCCCAAAAAATAAACCtattatacttactatttttcaACACTAATTTTCATTATCACACCCGCTACTTCTCTATTTTGATACTTTTTTCTAGTAAATAAACACTACTCCTTTCGTCTCAATATATAAGTCCATTTTGACTTTTCACTAGTCAAATTAACTAtactttgactgaaatttatatatattatataattaaaaaaatatcatcgaaAAGTAAAAtctaatctattttaatatgtaactttctattttctaatttaagaaataaatattttttaatagttggtcaaaaattagtcaatttgactcctcaaaaagcaaaaggaacttataaattgagacggagggagtattacaatcactattttcctccactatctcaaatctattattaaattttgatatgtcccaccacttcactcacttttcatctaaatTTACTCTGTTTTTACTACATTTTTTTATATCCGTGAAAATCAAACGAGGTCACATAaaaatgggacggagagagtaataatTAAGAACATAAATGATGTTCTTATTTACTAATATTCCATGAAATTTTTCGTTTACAagtttaaaaaaacaatatccttaatttaatcaatatattactccctccgtccctctcaattgtttacattggagggggacacggagaccaagacaatgtataagaAATGAgcaaagttagatgaaaagtgggtaaagtggtgggacctatcaatatttaataatagatttgagatagtggatgggggacacggagaccaagacaatgtataagaAATGAgcaaagttagatgaaaagtgggtaaattggtgggacctatcaatatttaatactcccttcatcccattttaagtgtccactttgcaattttcacacatattaagaaacaattaatgtaatgtttttatcATCATCTTCCCACAACTAATCAGcttagttttcatacatattaattaagtatatcATTGATTATTGTGTATTGGACCTTCTCTCACTTCAAATTACACTATACATTCATAATCcttctaaatatatttatgaggggttgttggttgtatttaatactatattgaaaatagtataaattttacattggttaaagagtatgacacgtattttgggaatttttttttggcaaattggacacttaaaatgggatggagggagtaatagatttgagatagtggatgaaagtagtgggtgtaatagtagtttttattgttaaatatgagatagtagggaaagatagtgggtgtaatgatgagaaaaacttactatttatagtaacgtaaaaaaataagaggaacatcccaaaatagtaactgtaaagaaatgagagggacagagatagtaatataatattccctccgtcctttTTACATTtccattttgcttttcgaggagtcaaattaaccaatttttgacttaacattgtaaattatttattaattaatttaaattttaaaaattgcatattaaaataaattaaatatattttttaatgttatactccctccgtcccagcagattctttacagtttcctttttaagccgtcccactcatttctttacatcacaaaactttcctaaaatagataatgggtcccaccactttctcactttttcttccttttcacactacttttacttcactatctcccttttatatattaaaaatcaatgggtcccaccacttcacccacttttctttctcttttccactactttattccactactttatacatatttcttaacctccgtgcccaaacccaatgtaaagaattgggtgggacggagggagtaagttttattatttttctcaattatctgaCACATGTAAATTTCAGTTATAATATAACCGATTTAAcatgtcaaaaatcaaaatgaacatgGGATGGGATGGAAAGAGTACCCCTTTGTTTCCCCTCCATGCGTGTAGGTGCAGTCGTGCAGATAGCTGTGGGTTTTCTTGTATGTATAGACAACTATAAAGTACTTATCgattcccaaaaaaaaaaaaagattactgtaactcatttcatttcaaaaaattaaaatgcttAGATACGATTCGACTGCCTGATTGTTTATCTTCTCGCTGACTTGTGGTTTGTATTCATAGTTGAGCTGAGTATTTGGTAGTTTTGACATTAATGGCTTCTCTatctgatgaagaaaacaaATGTGGTACACTCTTTTCCTCTTCTTTATACGCACAAACTCTAAGTAATCTAATTCTTATTAATATGAATACATAAACTGCAGGGGTTTTCAAGGAAACCAGGGATAGACCACCCTCACATTACGTGCTCAAACTCGAGTCTTTCTCGCTCTTTTCTGCAAATGGAGTGGATCATATCAAGTCAAACAGCTTTCAAGTTGGAGATCACAAATGGTATCTTCTTATTTTACCTTTTATGttatttctattatttttagGTTGTTTATCTTTCTTTATGTGATTTGTAGGTTCAAGCTATCCTCAAACTAATTAGGTTAAGTGATGATGtttttattaatgttatttTAAGACAAAAGAAAGAGTGTATAAATAATGGACATGTTTGGGCgtcttcattttttaaaaataagtctttattttaaaaatatatgttttcttggatatatatatatgttatataagtATTTCATATTCcttatttgagaaaaaataagGTTTTATTTAGGCCTGCTCCCGAGTTTATTTTAGGAGAGAAAGTTAGTGAATGTAAGTGAAAGCAAatgaattttcattttcatccCATTTTTGGAGTGGAAATTTTAGAATGAAATTATGTTATAATTACATCAATTTTCACTCGGTAGCATAAATAGAAGTGAAAGTTATAACTTTACTTCCTCTTTTCCTCCCTATTCATGACTCGTGAGCATGGGAGCAGGGCGTTACTTTTCTCTTGGAAAAGCCTTATTTCTGGAAAAATAATAAGTTTAGCCAAACAACCCggatgtatatttattttatgaacaATTGAAAACTATGCTTCATCTATCAGAAATATTGTTAGTATTGCTTAGAAGTTGTACTTAAGGTGTACCTTGAAGAAATCATTTGGACGTTAATTGGACAGGAAGATTAAATTATTTCCAAAGGGAAATAATGAGGGCAAGGATGATCATGTGTCTGTATACCTTTTGTTGGATAGCACCAGTACTCTACCTGTTGGTAAGGGCGTCAAGGCCTTTTTCAAGTTCTTTTTACTTGACCAAATTCGAGGAAATTATCTAGTTGTTCAaggtatatatttatgtttctcatttttgtttcaattttttcacATTTGTAAATCAATTGATTATCATGTAAGATCTGGGAAACAAAGGTGAGTTCTACACTATTATTTGCAGGGAAAGCAAGTCGTTTCGACAGCTTTAAATGTGAATGGGGTTTTGATAAGTTCGTCTCTTTAGAAGATTTTGAAGAACCTACAAATGGTTATCTGATTAATGACACTTCGTTCTTTGGAGTTGAGGTTTTCATATGTGAAGGCTTGCCTCTAGGCGAATGTTACTCAATATCGAAAGTTGCCAATATATCAGGTAAATACAAGTGGGTGGTTACTCAATTTTCAGGGTTGGAGTGTCATTCTTCTGATGTGTTTATCATCGGAGGTCATGAATGGTATGTACATAATTGCTCATTTTTCTCGAATATTTTCATCAACACAAAAATACGTGCTCGATCACCGTTGAAacgttaatatttttatattgggCAGGAAGCTTTCGCTATATCCTGAAGGGAATGGAAAGCATAAAGGTCATAGTCTTTCTATATTTCTGGTGTCTGTGGATTCTAAAGGTTCCACGACTGAGCACGAGGTGAAAGCAGAGTTTGAGGTAACACTTAACGAGTTTAAACAGAAACATATAAAGGAAAAAGGTAATACCCTTTACTGTTTTTTTATCAATCagcattgttatttttttatggtATTTTGTTGCTTAcggtgataaaaaaatattgattgcAGATACAAAGTGGTTTGGTGCCTCTACACCAGCCTGGGGTTGGCCTAACTTTATCGAACTGACTGATCTTAAAGatgaaaaaaatggatatgtgGTTGCTGATCAATGCACAATTGAAGCTGAAGTCAAAGTGCTCTGTGAAGGCAGTCGCGAGACTCTGAAGGGTTAAGTTGCTCTTTTTTGATGGTGTCAATTAGTTTGCAATTGTGTTAAGATTATGTACTCCAATATGTTTCTAGGAGTTGTCTTTGCAAACAGgcttatttcatatttaaatcttTTGTTATGACTTATGCTTATGCATGTAATTGGTATGCTGTAGGCCATTTAAATCTTACAAAAATGAAGTTATCTTACAAAAATCTTACTGAGAGATTATTGGGGACCTAAAAGTCTAGGCACGAATTCAGTAGGGGCAGTGGGGTATTTGCCCGACCttcataatacatatatatttgtacTATAGAtctcttcaaatatttttttgcctcCATCTATGTTATATGTATTTTGCTACTCAGTTTTACCAAATCAAACTTTCGAAACAAGGAAATGAAATgtctaaataaaaaaagtactGTCAGACGCATGGATGAAGAAGAGGGCAacaaaaaaatgtaattttcaaaactgattatttaaaaataaatattgggGTTAATTTGGATATTGTATATgtttagaatatataaattaaataaaatatttgggttaattttttttcatttaattaatttgaaaatttcctaaatattatttaaaaatatatatttttcatgaacAGTTCATGTTCGGTTCGTCCGTTACCGAACTCGAATTTGGACGAAAAATTTGTTCGATAAAATTATCGAACATTGTGTTTGTTAAGATTTTGTTCGAGTTCGGTAAAAATTCGTCAGAGTTTAGCTCATTTAGGGCTCGAGTGTTGGTATTATTAAACACACGTAGAGCTATAAACGAACTGAACTGTTCGGtatatctataatatataatatctataatttaggtattaattttattttataattatagaattatttaaaattgatattgtaTAGGTAGAAGATATACTTTGTTCGGGAACTTTTTGTGTTCGATTCGGTTCGACATGTTCACGAAttgttcgtgttcggttcgtcCGTTACCAAATTGGAGTTCAGACAAACAAATTCGTTGCATAAAGTTAAAAGTTCATAAAGATTTTGTTCAAGTTCGGTTTGTTTACAGCTTAAAACAGACGTCGAGTAAAATTACAAGAATGTTCATCGAGAAATATAATATGGCACCTAAAAATCTCTTACAAAGAAGGAAAATAAGGCGTAGGAAGGAAGCTGCTAATCAGTGACCCTACATCAAATCAACTACAGTGTATGTAGCATTGCTCCTCGGTTTTACCCATCAAACTTTCGAAACAAGGAAATGAaatatctaaatataaaaaaagtagtCAGACGCGTGGATGAAGAAGAGGGCAGTCAAAACTGATTTTTTTCAGAACTATcactaaaccctaaaccctataTATACAGAGAAAGAGAACCATATCAAGCACAGATTCGTCATTTTCAGGTTCTGGTCTCATGGCTATCGTTTGTGGAGAAGACGAAGTTGGTATGTTTTCTTGCTTTTTACcaggaatttatttatttatttattagatCGCTTGTCATATATGTTTAAAGGCTTCAAGCCTTGTTTGCTTCTCAATGTCTTCATCTACTTAATGGCCAAACCTATCTCGTGAAATCAACTAGTGGGCGTTCTACAAGAAACAAGAGACTCTCCACCGTCAGATTATTTGTTCAAAATCAAGACTTTTTCTATGTTTTCCGAACACAGCTTCGGCAAAATCGAGTCTAGCAACTTTGAAGCTGGTGGGCACCAATGGTACGTACATCTCTGCAAATTTTGTGTGTGTTGgacgagtttttttttttttttcaattttaaggatttatttttagataaaaacCATATTTGTATAATCTTATTTGGATATAATTGTTAAGAATgtgttttatatatttcaaaaaaaaagaaaagaatgtgTTTTATAATCATTGTTTTGAACAAAAAGAAGTTTGTTTCAGAAAAGAgaatagttttatatatttttatccacAAATTAGTCATTATTTCTACGAAATAAGATTAGTCAACGGGCATTTTATAGCTTtgcttttctcttttctttcccCATTTgcttcaaaatatttattttgcacAGGAGGATTTTGTTCTTTCCAAATGGCCATGATGAAGGTTTAGGAGATCATGTCTCCATATACCTTTCAGTGGCAAGTAAAAAGAGTCTTGCTGATGGCAAGCCGATCAATGCTATTTTCAAGTTCTTCGTGTTTGACCAAATTCGAGCAAAGTATTTTACAGTTCAAGgtattgttgttattattatcattattagcTTTTAATCTGAAAGAGTACTAGTTGTTTTGCGAAGTATGTTATGCGCGTGATCAAGAATGAATAAATGTATATAGGGAGTGTGAGACGTTTTGATCGGATGAAATACCGATGGGGATTATCCAAGTTCATTTCTCTGGAAGATTTTAATGCACCCGCTAGTGGATTTTTAGTGAACGATACATGCTTTATTGGAGCTGAGGTTTACGTTATCCAGAGCCCAAGTATCTGTGAAAGTCTGTCGATGTTGAATTTTGATGACGACATCTCATTTAAGTACACTTGGAAGCTTACCGGATTCTCAGGCCTGGTAGATGAATGTTGTTATTCTGATGAATTTGCTTTCGGGAATTACAAATGGTACTTTTAATATCAAGCaaattgtaatttaaattttatatccgCAACTCTTCAAGCAGTGAACGTATTCATGCTCTGTGTTTGTAATTATAaatgtacaatttttttttcaggcGCTTACAGTGTTATCCAGGAGGTGATGGTGACAATAGGGGTTGCAATCTTTCAATGTTTCTGGAGTTGGTGGATTCCCCAATTGACTCCCCTGCTGAGAAAGTAAAAGCACAGTTCAAAATCACCCTTCATGACCAGATTAACAAGGAGAACCGGGCACGAGAAGGTGCTAGTAAATTTTATCTCATTTTAGAAGAATCTAGTGTTAAATTAGTACTAATGGCACTTTTAATTTCGGTTGCAGCTACGCACTGGTTTGGTGCTTCAGCTGGGAGTATTCAGGGTTGGAATTCTTTCATTAGACTGAAGGATCTCAAGAAGAGTTCAAATGGATTTCTGGTCGATGATTGTTGTGTTTTCGAGGCGAAAGTTACCTTGCTATGTGCTACTTATCAAGAATCTCTGAATCCCTAAATGCCATTAACAAAGACTATGTTCCACAATATGTATCCGGAAGTTTTGTCTTTGCAAACATGCACATTTCCTTTTGGACCTTTTGTTATTCATGTAACTGGAAGTCTGGAatgttataagttataacattGCTGCTGTTGTATTACTAATTGAATTCGATTTTAGGGTTAACTGTGTGCAAGAAGCACAAGAAGTAAACGCTCCTACGGTCCTATTAATTTATACGttcattatttaatatatgcattttaatatttgtataaatataattttataactttttttaagtttttctttcctgaataaaagtttaataaataaatttttattcaaattatgcCGCTCTCTCCTTGTCCATACAACTCACTAACTCAGGGATGGAGCCTGGAGGTAGTATATAAACTTATAAAACTCACTTTGAAATAAGATAAAAATTGATAAGAGGGAGGATCGTGTTCAATTATGCCTCGAACAATTCACAAGCTCAATTCCCGGGTAAAGGCCTGAAGTTTGaacaaataaaattgaaataatttgaGGGCAAAACATCAATCAAAGAACTCCTGTAGTATGATCACATGTATTGCCGGCGGCAGTAAGCGTGTCCTTTGAAAGACTGACCGACAAAGAAAGAGGGTCTCAGACCTTCTCCAGTACAAAGGCCCTTGGCCAATTATTTTGGGGTCCACCAGCAAGCCACGTAGGCGTTTGATGATTTCTACGTAAGAAGTGGTCAGATGCTCCAACGCAGGCTCGAAAATCAAGTGCCAGCCACATTtcatttagttatattttaataaataaaaattcggCGCATCAAACAATTATTTCcaaactaatattatataattgaaaaagcTCACAATCAAATTGAacttcataattaaaaaaattacaagaatacgaaaaataaataataataataaacattacatattaaataaattaattaatgattattatgaaattGAGTGATATGCTCGATCAAATCAGCTTGTAGTTGGCGATGCTTCTGTCTGTCACGAATTCGAacattattttgaatatatcgTTCATAAGGGACAGAAGGTTTTTCTCCCAAATTCGGTTGTGATAAACTATTTGTTGCATCATCATAAATTGGTAGTGGGCCAAATAGAGTGGCATATGTGTTTCTCTCATCTTCGACAATCATATTATGTAATATGATACATGCCCTCATAATTTTAACGTTATATATTCAGAAAGAAAAAGTAGCATGCAGTCAGATAAAAATATGTAGTGCAGGAGTatacaaattaattaagcaATAAAGAAAACCACGTCAagctaaaaaacaaaaaagtaaaCATCAAATAGTTGAGTTGGTCATAGCCACCAACTTGGGCTCTAGTCTAGCCAACTCTCCGCTCCAGCGCATGATTCACTATACGGATCATTTTCCCATTTGCATGATTCACTATACGGATCATTTTCCCATTCTCCAAGACACCACTCGGGCCTGCATTAGAGAAAGTCTCATCATTAGTTGGACTCCAAATACTCTCTTAGAAAAATGGACTACAAAATGATTAATTTGATTCACCGGATCAAGGTCCGGGTTAGTGAATAAATGACGTGACTGGACAAGTTTTCCCCCTCCAACTTTAAGGatttggatttttaaaaatatattgtaacTTATTTAGAAATGAATGTTAAGGAGATGTTCAtagtaaaagaaaattatttgagtaaaaagtataatttcatatattttttctagaaataaatttttatttctgaaaaGTTAAATTTTATACCGTCATAGTTTCTAACCTAATTTTGAAGTGgagaatttatatttatttttatttgctttcatcttttaaaGATTTGGGAGACATAATATGAATGAAAATTAAACTACTTtgcttatttttgtttattttcctttctttatataaatttataagattttcAAGAGATTccattataattttgaaattctttgcaataaaataaaaattaatttgtgacATAAATAGATTTGACATGCATGAAACAACATAAAAGGTCGTTTgggtaaattttaaaaaaatgattcttgtttaaaataaataaagtgaACTAGAATTGAGGACtaaattaaaacttttaaacGGTTCGATAAAGAAGTAAAAGTTATTAAAAAAGAGTTAGCATTCTTTACTTTTCATAcatgtttctaattttttatataaacagattaagaaaaatagaaaacggTTTCCAATCGAAAAAAAAGGGGAAGTTGGGTACTTGGGTTGTCCAACATAAACAAAATATTCTAATCATGATGATAAAACACCAATCAAATACTCCCTCAGTTTAGATATGTTAGTCTCTTGATTTTTTTCATACACTTTTAAGAGTTTTGACCgcacacataaaattatcatcTTTAATATTtaccttttgtgaataaaaatgatAGTGAAATACTTTTAtttcacaaaagaaaaaaatttaaaaataacaacaTTTTTAAGTGTGCGGTTAAATCTCTTAAAAGTGCGTGAAAAAAGGCAAGCGACTATTAAATCCAAACAAAGGGAgtatactccttctgtccctttttagttgtcacaattctatttttgttggtcaaattgactaatttttgaccaaaaattataagtcaccttttcattattttaaaaatctgaaaaacacatcttaaagtagattaaaattatttctgatgacatatttttttaattaatcaattgagaaaatattttaaaaaaattcagtcaaattttagttaatttgaccggcacaaaatcaAATGACGCCTCCGAAGAGATCGTGTTCATATATTCGTGTCCGCCACAAATTACGAACTCTTACTCTGTTTAACTTATTTATGACGAAAAgtgatttatttttgtaaatataaaagaTTGAACACTAATTAAGATACTTCATatctaaaatttatatcaatttGAACTTTTCGCAAGACAATCATGTCATTTGTTGTagagaaaatagatttttttgccacagaacttattatgtttttaaaaacttgccactcaactaattttttttcctttttagtcactaatgttaggtttggatttgtttttagtcactaacttaggttcggatatgattattagcatcgtgataattttttgtagtatcattaatatatattgatagtgtataattttttgatgatatgatgtatgtttatatatttgtatatagcaataataacataaaatgaggtgatataatatt of Daucus carota subsp. sativus chromosome 3, DH1 v3.0, whole genome shotgun sequence contains these proteins:
- the LOC108213866 gene encoding uncharacterized protein LOC108213866 → MASLSDEENKCGVFKETRDRPPSHYVLKLESFSLFSANGVDHIKSNSFQVGDHKWKIKLFPKGNNEGKDDHVSVYLLLDSTSTLPVGKGVKAFFKFFLLDQIRGNYLVVQGKASRFDSFKCEWGFDKFVSLEDFEEPTNGYLINDTSFFGVEVFICEGLPLGECYSISKVANISGKYKWVVTQFSGLECHSSDVFIIGGHEWKLSLYPEGNGKHKGHSLSIFLVSVDSKGSTTEHEVKAEFEVTLNEFKQKHIKEKDTKWFGASTPAWGWPNFIELTDLKDEKNGYVVADQCTIEAEVKVLCEGSRETLKG
- the LOC108213629 gene encoding ubiquitin C-terminal hydrolase 12 — translated: MAIVCGEDEVVGVLQETRDSPPSDYLFKIKTFSMFSEHSFGKIESSNFEAGGHQWRILFFPNGHDEGLGDHVSIYLSVASKKSLADGKPINAIFKFFVFDQIRAKYFTVQGSVRRFDRMKYRWGLSKFISLEDFNAPASGFLVNDTCFIGAEVYVIQSPSICESLSMLNFDDDISFKYTWKLTGFSGLVDECCYSDEFAFGNYKWRLQCYPGGDGDNRGCNLSMFLELVDSPIDSPAEKVKAQFKITLHDQINKENRAREATHWFGASAGSIQGWNSFIRLKDLKKSSNGFLVDDCCVFEAKVTLLCATYQESLNP